The nucleotide window gttggtcgacacaacggggactagcatgccgacaagcacgtgaacctcgggagaaaaattggttgtctcttgccctttggtattctcccggtgattgatttagtattcatcttatcatcggttcactcctctacacgacggtataatcaccctactcactcatttatattcttgcaaactagttgtagcaagctctttagtgtacctagaattgagagcttgctttatagtttaagttcatctagtggagctctttagtatagcaagtgtgagagctcttagtgagtagtaacatagcaaattgtgtgtttagtaatcatagcaactagaattgttggataggcggcttgcaacccttgtagagctagagcaagtttgtatttcgctatttgttatactaatcaaattcctctagttggtttatagattttttaaatagactattcacccctcctctagctatATTATGACCTTTCAACGATGATAAGATATTACCTTGGCTTACTAGCTTTACCATGTTTTGGCATCCTACCGTTacataatataaaatataaaaaaacacttCAAATATTAGGTAATAACGTATCTAGGGTTGCAAAATAGACGTAATATACACCAAATCAATGCGTAAAAATGATTAGgggagagaggataccttgctcgcgaagatgtatggatcaaatccaagtatccAAGGTCAAATTCGTCGATTCAAGAGATTGGGCGGGTTAGGGAGAGGAAGAACCCAAGAGGTGGGAGGAAGAAATGAAAGCAGCCTCGGCAAGGGAAACTTGGCCGTGGGTTTGAATCCATGCCCAGCGCCAGGATCCATGGCTCCGAGCTCAGAGCCGAGATCCACGATTTCGAGCTCGGAGCCACAAATCTGGGCTCCgagctcggagccaagatctgtggctccgagctcggagccaagatctgtgtCTCCGAGGTACCAGCCACGTCAATGTCACCTAGGATGCCCTGCTGTGCACGGCCAGACACCTCGAAGCCAAAATATATGGCGCCGAAACGTGTTATCTTAGAGCCATGAATCCTGACGTCGACCCTTAGGATGCAAAGATAAGTTTACATCTTTCATGGAgtcaaacgtaaattttcttaaaaaaatcaaattataaaaaattggATCGGAAGGCCATCAGGCGTCCTTTTCTGACCTGTGATGAGGAACAGCTGGGCTCGGAGCCTCATGGGTATTCGACAGAGCTGTCTGCCTCTGAAAAAGCCATCAGTGCACGCATGTATCATGCGCTTATGCAGGGCCCAGTGTTTGTGATGCTGTTGTTCAACATGTAGGCGAGCATTTCATatactttttcaaaaaaaatcctcTCTTGATACTAAGTGTGTGGAAAGTAGCATGTTGTAATGTTTTTTCTGTTCATTCGAAGTGGAAGTCAGACTGTTCATCGGTAGAGGCAACGTGTGGCTCGATATTTGAAGAAGCAGAGAGTTTGTCAAATGACATCAGATCTGTCAGTGCTGATAGTACGCAACAGTAGACTAATTTGTGTACTAGTAGGTCAGCGTATCTGGCGCTTCGCGCTACCAGTGCTGATGCAATTGTGTAAGTCCATTAGGCGTCCTTTTTTCACATGCCAGGAACAGGTGGGATCAAACAGTACGTTCGTTTGTTGATTTCAGTCCAGACTTATTAGTCAGTTAATAgtattttttctcataataaactaGCACCAGTCGAACTTATCAGcatagaaaccaaccagcgaacagaccaaAACTCTCACGGGTATTTGCCACAGCTGTCTGTGGCTGACAAAGTTATCAGTGCACATAATGCATGATACGCTTACGCAGGGCCCAGTGTTTTTTATGCTGTTGTTGAATATGTATGTAGCACCGTAGCATTTCATATACTTGTGCAAAAATTTATTCCTCTCTTTGAGACTAAGTGCGTGGGAAGTAAGTAATATGGATTGTGTTCTTTCTGTCCATTAGAATTTATAAATGGAAGTTGGAATGCTCAGTAACGGCAGTGTGTGCCTCGATTCATTCAAAGAAGAAATAGAGACTTTATCAAGAAAAGTTAGAACTGTCGGTGATAAAAGTATGCAACAGGACTAATTTGTGAACTAGATCAGCATCTGTGCTACCAGTGGCGACATAGTTTTGTAAGGCCATTAGGCATCCTTTCTGACTTGCGATGAACAGCTGGGAACTGGGATCAGACTCTCATGGATATTTTACAGCTAGAGTTGTCTTTGTCTGACAAAATCATCAGTTCATATAGCACTTATGCAGGGCCTAGTGTCTGTAATGATGTTGTTGAATATGTAGGCTAGCATTTGGTATACTTGCAAAATTTTATCCTTCTCTTTGAGACTAATTAAGCGTACGAGAAGTAAAATCGAAGGGCTCATCCATAAGGATGGGCTTTGTGAATTCTTAGTAATTCCTGTGTGATTGTTCAGATTATCACAGAATATCTGATATTTTCCCCATGCGTGTTTAGGTAACTCATCATATGCAAGTATAAGCCCTTTCATTCTTCTAGCCACTTGTATTGAATTTTAGGCAATAGGCTTATCTATCTTACCATAGCCCGTAGGACCTTCATTATGATATCAGGGTTACCCGTCAGAGCCAAGAGGCTATTCAACAAGCAGTGTGGTtgagagaaaaggaaaaaaatgttTACCTGATTTACATTTCAACTGAATATCTTAAGAAATATGCATTGTTTTTTCTGCGGTGTACATTGCCTGTTTTTGTCCCCTGGTCTTTTTGTACGAGACATGGTATTTTGAGATGATGGTTGGGTACAAGGTTTCGACTTTCGAGTGCAAAGTGCAACTGTGTTTGTGCAATTATTTTGCAGGATGCATTAGGGCGTGCACTCAGTAAACCATGTTTAAGTTTTGGTGTGATTTTATCTCAGCTGCGTCTGGTGTGAATTCAGTGATCTTGCTGGTGGGATGGTAAGCTTTCTTAGTTTCTCAGCTTGTGGTATCGCTCCATTTTTTCCAGCTTTTATCAAGatgattttttaaaaaagaaCTATTGATATGTTTTTTGTTTGTCTTGAAGAAGCTGGTTTAAGTAATCAATAGCGTGTTTGTTTTGAAGAATCAAGCCATTCTAGATGATGgagtactaattattagcttataAACAATGAGGGTGACGATGCATCGACCCATCCTCAAATTTACAGCAAAGCCTTACACAAGTTGTCGGTATTACTCGATAAAGAAAATTAATTCTAGCAGTATGTGAGTCAGGCTAGGTGTACGTTTGTCTTCTGACATTTATGTGTTATTGATCAACATGTGAAGTCTCACTGTACCACTTCTCTGTCTTACAAGCACAAATGTCCAGTGCTATTGGGGACCAAAAACTGAGGCTGTCCTCCAGGGTCGCAATTCAAGCCTGGCACAAATGTTCCCTGACCCTGAGCCTGAAGGAAACCGTACCTGTCGATGGATTTACTTCATTTCAGGTCATCACTTCGTAACCTAGTTTCTGCACATTACTGTACTTGGTTTCAGATTGACACTGCATACATACTCCAGCGCGCAAACCAAGGTGTAAGCAAAATTACGAAAATGCCCTCGTAAATATCAGCCCAGATACTTCCTCTCATGCAATCGCGACCTAAATTAGCGTTACCGACAAAAGATTCGATACATATTTCTAgtcttctccaacaaccagaCTAAAAAAACAACCATTTATACAAATAAATCTATAGAAGAGAGGATACTTAGATTTATGTTAGGTCTCTTCTTATGTCTTCTACGTAGATACTTTATTGGAAGCTATAGTTTACTGTGTTATAAACTTATTTTAGATTTGGATTCCACGCAATGGGTCCCCGTGCTAGAGACAGCACTCCCTCACGCTCTCGCACAGCTCTGTTTCTCCCCATGTTGACTACGCCGCCCTCCGACGACGCCGCTGGGCTAGCCACGCTGCTCCCGCGCACGGTACGGGACAGGGTGAGGACGGCAGAGCGGGCCGGGAGGCTGAGCACAAGGTCCCCTCGGGCGCCACCACCGGGTGTGGCTCCATCTTTCCCtggccgccgccggcgcgtcGGCTCCGGCCCCTTGGCCACCGCGGGGTGTCGAGTCCGGCCTGCCACCATCGACGTCGGGTGAGGTGACGACGAGGCGGCTCGACGACATAGCCATTAGAGCCGCGCCTTCAGATCCCGCGGCCGAGGGAGTTGACAACGCCGCCTGTGCCCGGCTTCACGAGGCTTCTGATCCCGTTGCGGGTTTGAGAAgagcgccgccgccacggccatcTTGTCGCCTGGAGCATCCCCTCCTGCTGCCTCCAGCCATGCATGCAGAGGAACTGCTTTAGAaagaaggaaggggaaggagCGGGCTTGCAGATGTGCGGTAGTATGCCATTGCCAGAGGATGGGGAAGGGAAGGGGGAAGGAGTGGTCTTGCATAGGTGCTCGGCGGCGGTGCGGAACGAGGAGCTTCTGGAGTCTGGACGGAAGGGATAAGGCCTCCGTTTGTTTTTCATTTAGGCTGTGTTTTTCCAGGaagtttggaatttggggttattgtagcatgttcgtttttatttggcaaatagtatttaaatatggattaattagactcaaaacgtttgtctcgtaatttcctaccaaactgtgcaattagttttttttttctatatttaatgctttatgcatggaccgtaaatattcgatgtgacaggtttTATCTTGACAAGTTGATTTTTTATTTCGTTGGCCCCACGCTGCGTCAGTTCCGAGTACGGAGTACTAGCACTGCTCCTCTTCCGGTTAaaattgggacggagggagtatactgCTTTACCATCTGGAATCATTTCCCACTGAGCTGTTGCGGCCACAAGCATTGCATTCTGCTTTACCCTCTGGAATCATTTCTTGGAACTGCTTCAAGGCACTTTTGTTATGCTGCAACATTCTAAGCTGTGATCTGTGATCTTGTCGCCACTACACGGCGGGCACAGCACTATTCACTTCCATAGGAACATGATCACCGCCTCCACACAATTCCATTGTGCTCAAGACTATGCACGTTACCACCATATGTTTCTTGTTTGAGATGTCGATGCAGTCACAGTACCCCCTCTGCATATGACAGCCATCACATGTTCCTGACCGCAGCATTTGATGATATCATACGATCGCAGATGGTCAGCTGTCGTTATCCCTCTGGATACTTCCTCCCTGTCTCCCGCTGCACGCGATGGCTCGGCCGGCCGCAGGGGGGATTCCCGGAAGGTGTGCAGCGCACCAACCGTATATCATCATGTTCTCTGAACCATCTGCCAGTATTTGCTGACAGATTCGTGCCCGTTTCTCCTCCTGCCGCGCTGCATACTCCCTAGAGTATCCTGTCACGAAATGCTCAGCTCCTCGTAGACAGCGTGCGTGGCTTTCTGTGCGTTTGGATTCTTCTCTGGGGTTCTGCTTGATCCATGGCAGCCGGCAGGCAGGGATGGTGCTTTATCTTCCCCCGTTCGCTTTGGTTTTAgccacagtatttttttctcacagcaaaccagcaccagtcgagtttatcagctcagaaaccaaccagcgaacatgctgtTTACAGCTTCAACAATGGCCGAGAGGTTGTTGTCTATTACTCCTGCTCCCTCGGTCCCAGAAAAGAATGCAAGtataaattttataattaatctaatgatgtttATTTGGCATAAAAATGTTAGCGACGTTTGTATAGATTCATTGTTCAGCTTACCCCATATTccgcttgttcggcttcttttttcagccggaacagtatttttctctcacaacaatttagcaggaacagtgttttcagccagtttcagtcaaatttcagaccagcgaacggggcctatggcTTGACTCATTGAAAACGAGAATTGTATTGTTTCCGAACGGAGGGGGTCCTacttagtttttttttctgttgCTATTTTTTTTAATGTCAAGAACCTTGTGGAGATAATTTTCTTATCATAATTTGTCTCCGAGAAACAGATCTGCAAAAATAATCATGTTTTTAGCCCATTCAGATCTATTGCCGTCATATGCCTTTCAGTCCTCCAGATCTGAGTTCTAAATAACCAAGCCAGAGTAGGATAGGATGAGAGCTCTTGGATTCCAAAACTAGATGGGATTACATAAGGCAGAAGCTTGTCCTGAAAAGAAAATTGCTGCATTGGAAAAATGTTCATTTGATCTATAAGCGTATACCCAAAGGGATTATGCAAAATCGCACTGACAGGAAAGTAATTTATCTCATACAGAGGGGAGTCTGTGGAGAGGAAAATGACCAGCTTTAGTCAAATTTCTCATTTGCTTTTTCATTTGTTTACAGCCTTCGTCGctcatacaaaacacaacttgaaAAAGAACAGCTAGCTAAGATTTATATACACGCTTCATAGATCTTTCTCCCTCTTGGATTCAGAAACACTCTTTGTACAACACTGGAGAGCTCAAGCCACACGGCTCCTTCCTCAGGCACGCCCTGTGCTCTTCGATCCGTTCCCATGTGTGATGTGTCTGTAGCCTCTGCTTATGCATCGACGATCACCTGGCCTCAGAGCCCTTCATTATCCTGAGCTTCTTGCATGAAGAGACGAACATACTGCAAACAGGTGAAATAATCACAATTAGGCTTCTGTTCACCACAAATATCTTCGGATCCACAGAAGTGACATGCTGATCCGATGGTACTTACTCCCAGGGCACGTCTCCGACGAGCATGAGGTCGCCGTCCTTGTCCTCGTAGGCGATGGCGTGCTGGTGGTCGCCGCCCTCCGCGGCGGCGGCAGAGATGGACTTGGTGAAGAGGGCATCCAGCGCGTCCCTGAGCTCCCTGTACCCCTTGTACATCCGGAGGTCCACCTTCCTGAGGTACGGCGCCCCGTCCATGCTCACCTTCACATACAGGCCTcctccctgctgctgctgctgctgctgcacggcCTTCttggccgtcgccgccgcctgGAACGTGTTCTTCCTGTACGCCCTCACCGGCGGCCACCCGACCACTTGTGCCCTGATAGAAGCGAAAAGCCAGAGGTCAGCCCATGAACTATGTCTCTTGATGCTGGGGCTTCTTCTGAAGGGATGGGGGGAGGGGGTATCTCTTACTTGGCTGGCGCGGCGGTGTCGTGGTCGTCGCCTCCGGCGGTGGCCGGGCTGGTCCCCGAGGCCTCGCTCCTGGTATCGT belongs to Miscanthus floridulus cultivar M001 chromosome 4, ASM1932011v1, whole genome shotgun sequence and includes:
- the LOC136551007 gene encoding auxin-responsive protein IAA24-like yields the protein MEIDADNLSATELRLGLPGTSSSDDWQKKPSPSVGAKRALDDTRSEASGTSPATAGGDDHDTAAPAKAQVVGWPPVRAYRKNTFQAAATAKKAVQQQQQQQGGGLYVKVSMDGAPYLRKVDLRMYKGYRELRDALDALFTKSISAAAAEGGDHQHAIAYEDKDGDLMLVGDVPWDMFVSSCKKLRIMKGSEAR